In Asterias rubens chromosome 10, eAstRub1.3, whole genome shotgun sequence, the following proteins share a genomic window:
- the LOC117296187 gene encoding uncharacterized protein LOC117296187 — translation MEHLRPADHVASAPVDSQQPGCSSYPTSVPGQCTYVIREKVAEQTGHDAVDEIEVVITPRDAQPRPSALELLDEPGFSRAIGPYCTQAGITQDHFTQDDTVNLPVQASLKKGLVLELNGYLTKNLKYTRRQIVDVLAMLAGSADGQHFDGLDDNLSAPTLERRKWKFNLSPEEQGMIWVYKGRHNNSLKGHINIFAKKVSEVNPYCVLVFKFNRVKKFGSRKRRAPFFHGKAVCKFDGCTEYDFVIKKAQVAGKDLKVKVRITGDIIHGRDFQLLRLVIGDSHRNNKSKKAKLSLKQLVAESSSHVEKQNGFPSPSSSANQATFNTWDNIKELLKVRDKTEEMGSIGYVQGLSMIPIVGIIVFTDAQLKILIEKIKDELVTLHLGETVLQVKDSSNQTFRMQYWALVVSGHGNDPPLPLAEYISHTHSYPEFMNFLMRFEYAVQQLDERYSVPHRVIVDCRWDAITAVIKSFNVFGTEGYLQKVWDGSLPACKVYICSAHLMHVVSRHLADTETNLKTFILQCVSQMINTSSKDDVDTIFGLMCKVLLSKVPPKAETLQQLESETPFEYDPERDVYKESVFPEESDDCSWLKTSPYYRHYKAIQITNEGKWGRSTDKNPYYAPAFVRYFLKTFMAIAPLWTGIIDAAPPTTNAPVTDWFRTFEREIEHDEKRLRLGQIIQTMADSLHGRIREYQLASLSNALRRPNYDGETDHAGREQGNHLNSLEQDSPPQAKTRTTTARRNKAKRLKKE, via the exons ATGGAACATCTCAGACCTGCCGATCATGTAGCATCAGCTCCTGTAGATTCTCAGCAACCAGGATGCTCATCATACCCAACTTCTGTTCCTGGGCAGTGTACTTATGTTATACGTGAGAAGGTTGCGGAACAGACTGGGCATGATGCTGTAGACGAGATTGAAGTTGTTATAACACCCCGCGATGCACAGCCCCGTCCTTCAGCATTAGAACTTCTAGACGAACCTGGATTCAGTAGAG CTATTGGACCATACTGCACCCAAGCTGGAATAACTCAAGATCATTTCACCCAAGATGACACAGTTAACTTGCCTGTTCAAGCTTCATTAAAGAAGGGTCTTGTACTTGAACTTAACGGTTACTTGACCAAGAATCTCAAGTACACACGACGACAAATAGTAGATGTATTGGCAATGCTGGCAG gTTCGGCTGATGGTCAACACTTTGATGGATTGGATGACAACTTAAGTG CTCCAACTTTAGAAAGGCGTAAGTGGAAGTTTAATCTTTCACCCGAGGAGCAGGGAATGATCTGGGTGTACAAGGGCCGTCACAACAACTCTCTCAAGGGTCACATCAACATCTTTGCCAAGAAGGTGTCCGAGGTCAACCCTTACTGCGTCTTGGTCTTCAAATTCAACCGGGTGAAGAAGTTCGGAAGCCGCAAAAGGAGAGCTCCCTTTTTCCACGGAAAGGCAGTCTGTAAATTTGACGGGTGCACGGAGTACGACTTTGTCATCAAGAAGGCCCAAGTGGCAGGTAAAGATCTCAAGGTCAAGGTTAGAATTACTGGAGACATTATTCATGGAAGGGATTTCCAGCTCCTGCGTCTTGTCATCGGCGACTCGCACAGAAATAATAAGTCTAAGAAAGCAAAACTAAGCCTAAAACAGTTGGTTGCGGAGAGCAGTAGTCATGTTGAGAAACAGAACGGCTTTCCAAGCCCATCGTCGTCGGCAAACCAGGCAACTTTCAATACTTGGGACAACATTAAAGAGCTACTGAAGGTGAGAGACAAAACCGAAGAGATGGGAAGCATTGGATATGTCCAGGGTCTGTCCATGATCCCCATTGTTGGGATCATCGTCTTCACTGATGCACAATTGAAGATCTTGATTGAAAAGATTAAAGATGAGTTAGTGACACTTCATCTTGGCGAGACGGTATTGCAAGTCAAAGACTCTTCCAATCAAACCTTCAGAATGCAGTACTGGGCTCTAGTTGTTAGCGGACACGGCAACGATCCACCACTTCCGTTGGCCGAGTATATATCGCATACGCATTCGTATCCAGAGTTTATGAACTTCCTCATGCGATTTGAATACGCTGTACAGCAGCTTGATGAGAGGTACAGCGTGCCTCATAGGGTCATCGTGGACTGCAGGTGGGATGCCATAACAGCGGTCATTAAATCATTCAATGTTTTCGGAACAGAGGGTTACCTCCAAAAAGTTTGGGACGGAAGCCTCCCGGCCTGCAAGGTGTACATCTGCAGTGCACACCTCATGCACGTCGTCTCGAGACATCTTGCGGACACCGAGACCAATCTGAAAACATTTATCTTGCAATGTGTGTCACAGATGATAAATACATCATCAAAAGACGACGTAGACACCATCTTTGGGTTGATGTGTAAAGTACTGCTGTCTAAAGTTCCTCCTAAAGCAGAGACACTGCAACAGTTAGAGTCCGAAACACCGTTTGAGTACGATCCAGAGCGAGATGTGTACAAAGAGTCGGTATTCCCAGAGGAAAGTGATGACTGCTCGTGGCTGAAGACATCTCCATACTACAGACACTACAAAGCCATTCAGATTACCAATGAGGGCAAGTGGGGTCGGTCTACTGACAAGAATCCCTACTATGCGCCAGCGTTTGTACGATACTTCCTGAAAACATTCATGGCAATCGCTCCACTGTGGACAGGCATTATTGATGCGGCGCCGCCTACGACCAATGCACCGGTGACGGACTGGTTTCGGACTTTCGAGAGAGAGATCGAACACGATGAGAAGAGACTGCGACTGGGGCAGATCATCCAAACAATGGCGGACAGTTTACACGGCAGAATCAGAGAGTATCAGCTGGCATCAC